GCAGGCACTGCGCACCGCGGCAGCCGTGCACATCGGCCACGACGGGTTCACCGACCGCGAGGCCGACCGCACCATCCACGACGGACTCTCCTGGGGCAGGAACCGTCCCCGCCGCATCACCGCCCCGAGCGAGTAGCCAGCCCCTCACTCGCCCACCACTCGCCTCTTTCCCGGCAGTAGCAGCGCGTCGCGTCCCGTGCGTCCACAGAAACCAAGGAGGACTCGTGTATCCCCTCAACATCCACCAGGCGCTGGCGATCGAGGAGGTGTACCTGCGGGTGCGCCGCGACTACCGCGACCCGTTCTCGGAATGGACCACTCGCCGTGTGGAGAGCATCGCCCCGCTCGAAACGGTCCACGATCCGAACGGCTGGTGGCACCTCGTCTTCGCCGACGACCTGCCCCTGCCCATTCTGCTGACCCCGGCATGGGCACATTACACACGCGTGGAGACCCCCTCTCCAGAGGAACGCGCCCTCTACCGGCGCCAGCACGAAGTGAGCCGTTACTCCCTGCCCTGCTGAAATCGCGAACAGACGGCATCGACCGAGCACCTCCTCCTCATGCCGCTGGAGCGGTCGACGTGCTCTCTCATCCCCGCGTCATGAGCTCGCCGCGCGTGGTGTCAGGCGGGGATTCGTGCCGCAGGGCTGTCGATCGCCGCGGAGTCCATCAGGCCGCGTCAGCTGGAGCAAGGGCGCCTTCGGCGTCGCTAACGCGATGCGCTGCGCGCACCCGTGCTCCAGCAGCCACGTCCTGATCCGCGCGTCCCAGATCGACAGCCCTTCGGGCACGCACCCGATCCCGGATCGGGGCAGTACGTGCCCGGGCATCGGCGCGATCCGAGAACACCGACTCATCGAGGAGGCCCCTCATGACCGGAGAACCCCAGCCCACCGTGGTCGGCAACCTGACCGCGGACCCGGAACTGCGCTTCACGCCCTCCGGCGCCGCGGTGGCGAACTTCACCGTCGCCTCGACGCCGCGGTTCTACGATCGCCAGGCGGGCGAGTGGACCGACGGCGAGGCTCTGTTCCTGCGCTGCACCATCTGGCGACAGGCCGCGGAGAACGTCGCCGAAACCCTCGCCCGCGGAATGCGCGTGGTGGTACAGGGGCGGTTGCGCCAGCGCTCCTTCGAGACGAAGGAGGGCGAGAAGCGCACCGTCGTCGAGATGGAGGTCGACGAGGTCGGCCCCAGCCTGCGCTACGCCACCGCCCACATCACCAAAACACCTCGCTCACACACCGTCCCCGGTGACGAGCACGGGCTCTCGTCGTAGCGGAATCCATTGACCACTTCGGGCAGGTCAGGCCGGCAGGTCGGACCTGCCTTCTTGCGTATCGATTCGTGTTTGGAGGAAACGCATGTCTCTGCATGTGGTGATCACGCGCTTCGACAACATCATCGACGACCCCCAGTCTCGCGTGCTCTGGAGGGAAACACATCAAGGTGTCGATGCACTGCGGACATTGGAAATCCTTGCTCAGGCTTGTTACAACGTCCTCGCCGAGGAGACCACAGTCGAAATCACGCAAGAAGCCACCGGCCGAGCTCTTACTCGCAACCAGCTGATCCGGGTGGCCTATGCCTGCGCAACGTCGCCGACCACACCTCACTCCTACCGCGAGCGCTTCGCGGCCTGGTTCTGCCTGGCCCTCGGAGAAATTCTGTACCCCTGGGACGACGGAGCCCCGTTTCCCGACCCACCGCTGCAGTACTGGGACCAGGCCGCCTGCTGGATGCTACAGGAACTCGGCCCGGCCGTTGCGCCGTGGCTGACCGAGGCCATAGAGGAAGCCTATCCCGGCGGCAGTGTTCTTAGCTCACTGGTCTCACAGCATGCCGCCGACCCCGTTCCTCCTGATCCCGCGTGCCCCCACTACCGACACCAACGCCACTCGGTGACTGCGTGGGCTTGATTCGGCACCGGTCGAGAACACACTCACCCACCTCAGGAGGACGAGGACGATGCTGAGCTCGATACCACCGGGCGCCCACGGCGACCCGTACACGCACTACTACGAACGACCTCCGCTTCCGGACGACGCCTACTGGGGACACGCCCCGAGCCACCATGCCGG
This genomic stretch from Actinopolyspora halophila DSM 43834 harbors:
- a CDS encoding single-stranded DNA-binding protein: MTGEPQPTVVGNLTADPELRFTPSGAAVANFTVASTPRFYDRQAGEWTDGEALFLRCTIWRQAAENVAETLARGMRVVVQGRLRQRSFETKEGEKRTVVEMEVDEVGPSLRYATAHITKTPRSHTVPGDEHGLSS